Below is a window of Streptomyces sp. NBC_01429 DNA.
GGCGGGGCGGCAAGCGCTGACGGCAGGAGGGGCGGGGCCCGCGCGGGCCCCGCCCCTCGGCGGTCCTACTCCTCGCTCACCCTGCCGTCCGCCACCACGAAGCGCCGCGTCGTGCGGACCGCGTGGAGCATGCGGCGGTCGTGGGTGACCAGCAGCAGCGTGCCGTCGTACGAGTCGAGCGCCGACTCCAGCTGCTCGATGGCCGGCAGGTCGAGATGGTTCGTCGGCTCGTCCAGGACCAGGAGGTTGACGCCCCGGCCCTGGAGCAGCGCCAGCGCCGCGCGGGTCCGTTCGCCCGGGGAGAGGGTCGTCGCGGGGCGGTTCAGATGGTCCGACTTCAGGCCGAACTTGGCGAGGAGCGTGCGGATCTCGGCCGGTTCGGTGTCGGGGACGGCCGGGCGGAACGCGTCGAGCAGGCTCTGCGGCCCGTGGAAGAGCGCGCGCGCCTGGTCGACCTCGCCGACGACCACACCGGAGCCGAGCGTCGCGTGGCCGGTGTCCAGCGGGAGGCGGCCCAGCAGGGCGGCCAGCAGCGTGGACTTCCCGGCGCCGTTGGGGCCGGTGATGGCGACGCGGTCGGTCCGGTCGATCTGGAGCGTGACGGGGCCGAAGCGGAAGTCGCCGCGGGTCACACCGGCGGCGTTCAGGGTCGCGACGACCGCGCCCGAGCGGTCGGCGGCGGCGATCTCCATCCGGAGTTCCCACTCCTTGCGCGGCTCCGCGACGACATCGAGGCGTTCGATCATCCGCTGCGTCTGGCGCGCCTTCGCGGCCTGCTTCTCGGTGGACTCCGTCCGCAGATTCCGGCCGATCTTGTCGTTGTCGGTCGCCTTGCGCCGGGCGTTCTTGACGCCCTTCTCCATCCAGGAGCGCTGGGTGTGCGCCCGCGTCTCCAGCGCGGACCTCTTGTCCGCGTACTCCTCGAACTCCTCGCGGGCGTGCCGCCGCGCGGTCTCGCGCTCCTCCAGATACGCCTCGTAGCCGCCGCCGTAGAGGGTGATCCGCTGCTGGGCCAGATCGAGTTCCAGGACCTTGGTCACGGTGCGCACCAGGAACTCGCGGTCGTGGCTGACGACGACCGTCCCGGCGCGCAGGCCGGTCACGAACTTCTCCAGCCGCTCCAGACCGTCGAGGTCGAGATCGTTGGTGGGCTCGTCCAGCAGGAAGACGTCGTAGCGGGACAGCAGCAGCGAGGCGAGGCTCGCGCGGGCCGCCTGGCCGCCGGAGAGCGTCGTCATGGGCTGGTCGAGACCGACGGTCAGACCGAGCGTGGCGGCGATCTCCTCGGCCCGTTCGTCCAGGTCGGCGCCGCCGAGGGCGAGCCAGCGCTCCAGCCCGGCGGCGTAGGCGTCGTCCGCGCCGGGCGCGGCGTCCACCAGCGCCTGGGTGGCCTCGTCCAGCGCGCTCTGCGCGGCGGCGACGCCGGTACGGCGGCCGAGGAAGTCCCGTACGGTCTCCCCCGCGCGGCGCTCCGGCTCCTGGGGCAGGTGGCCGACGGCAGCGGTGGGCGGCGAGAGCCTCAGCTCCCCGTCCTCGGGTGTGTCGAGTCCGGCGAGCAGCCGGAGCAGGGTGGACTTTCCGGCGCCGTTGGCACCCACGAGTCCGATCACGTCGCCGGGCGCGACGACCAGGTCGAGCCCGGCGAAGAGTGAACGGTCGCCGTGTCCTGCGGCGAGATCCTTGGCTACGAGCGTGGCAGTCATCAGACCGTCGATCCTAACGGCCGCCGCCGGGGCTCAGCGGCGGTGGATCTTGCGGAAGCGTCCGGGCGTGCAGGCCGTCGCCGGCGCGCGGCCGGGGGTGCGGGAGCGGACGGGAACGACATGCCGCCATGATCATTTCCGGGTACCGGCCACGGAATGGGCCTGGCATCCGGATTCCGCTACCGTCCGGGCATGAGCGGCAGCAAGAGCGATGTGATCGTGGTCGGCGGCGGAGTCATCGGACTGACGACGGCGTTGGTACTCGCGGAGGGCGGCCGTCGTGTCGCGCTGTGGACCCGTGATCCGGTCGGGCGGACCACGTCGGCGGTGGCGGGGGCGCTGTTCTGGCCGTACCGCATCGAGCCGGCCCACCGGGTCGGCGGCTGGCTGGAG
It encodes the following:
- a CDS encoding ABC-F family ATP-binding cassette domain-containing protein; amino-acid sequence: MTATLVAKDLAAGHGDRSLFAGLDLVVAPGDVIGLVGANGAGKSTLLRLLAGLDTPEDGELRLSPPTAAVGHLPQEPERRAGETVRDFLGRRTGVAAAQSALDEATQALVDAAPGADDAYAAGLERWLALGGADLDERAEEIAATLGLTVGLDQPMTTLSGGQAARASLASLLLSRYDVFLLDEPTNDLDLDGLERLEKFVTGLRAGTVVVSHDREFLVRTVTKVLELDLAQQRITLYGGGYEAYLEERETARRHAREEFEEYADKRSALETRAHTQRSWMEKGVKNARRKATDNDKIGRNLRTESTEKQAAKARQTQRMIERLDVVAEPRKEWELRMEIAAADRSGAVVATLNAAGVTRGDFRFGPVTLQIDRTDRVAITGPNGAGKSTLLAALLGRLPLDTGHATLGSGVVVGEVDQARALFHGPQSLLDAFRPAVPDTEPAEIRTLLAKFGLKSDHLNRPATTLSPGERTRAALALLQGRGVNLLVLDEPTNHLDLPAIEQLESALDSYDGTLLLVTHDRRMLHAVRTTRRFVVADGRVSEE